One genomic window of Mucilaginibacter sp. SJ includes the following:
- a CDS encoding energy transducer TonB, whose amino-acid sequence MRTFLCAILLLVSINLSAQKSKPDTVIKRDTINLRGYIYDNMRKPIRHIGIQSTNTWMEAPSWHVGAMTDTTGYFELKGAKFNDTLTFEESVLYNAVPVYNKGSRYMIIYLASLPPIDITAQNPIAITAVRKHKKVTPIFNVTYSTANIDKFSFQAPPKFEGGNGHFTELIKQQLHYPPKAIDNNIEGTVTVAFQVERDGFPVNFKVLKGIGYGCEEVLINIIKSLPHWRPAIENGRPVAVPQTVSVEFKLTDK is encoded by the coding sequence ATGAGAACATTTTTATGCGCGATACTACTGCTGGTTTCGATCAATTTATCGGCTCAAAAAAGCAAACCCGATACGGTTATTAAGCGTGACACTATTAACCTGCGTGGGTATATTTACGACAACATGCGTAAACCCATCAGGCACATCGGTATACAATCAACAAACACCTGGATGGAAGCACCTTCATGGCACGTGGGCGCTATGACCGATACTACCGGTTATTTTGAATTAAAAGGGGCAAAGTTTAATGATACGCTAACTTTTGAAGAAAGTGTGTTATATAATGCCGTCCCGGTTTATAATAAAGGTAGCAGGTATATGATCATTTACCTGGCTTCGTTACCTCCGATAGATATAACTGCTCAAAACCCTATAGCTATTACCGCTGTTCGTAAACACAAAAAAGTGACACCGATATTTAACGTAACTTACAGTACTGCTAATATTGATAAATTTAGCTTTCAAGCACCCCCAAAATTTGAAGGCGGAAACGGGCACTTTACTGAACTGATAAAACAGCAGCTACATTACCCACCCAAAGCTATCGACAATAATATTGAGGGTACTGTAACCGTAGCTTTCCAGGTTGAAAGAGACGGCTTCCCTGTTAATTTTAAAGTATTGAAAGGTATAGGTTACGGCTGCGAGGAAGTGCTGATCAACATTATCAAATCCCTCCCCCACTGGCGACCGGCGATTGAAAATGGGAGACCGGTGGCGGTGCCTCAAACTGTTTCGGTTGAATTTAAACTAACTGATAAATAA
- the recN gene encoding DNA repair protein RecN has product MLQKLTINNYALIDNLEIGFDSGLNILTGETGAGKSIILGALSLILGQRAESKYFFNQQKKCVIEGTFKISGFHLADFFEENDLDYETETVLRREISADGKSRAFVNDTPVNLTALKQLGEKLIDIHSQHATLEINDPDFQLLVIDSVARHSDLLFDYQTKFRAYKKSLSKLNQLIAESDKAKADLDYFQFQFDELEKGALVADEQEHLELELNTLNNAEEIKRNLLGANYLLQDGEAAALAQLKEAGQALVSIEKYNPAVAELHQRINSVVIELKDIAAEIDALEQHTFIDEARAEEVSTRLSMIYNLQKKHRVNTNAELLEIQEDLSEKIQQALFSDDAIEKLQKQIAADKVELEKLAAQLSANRQKAIPDIEKQVLATLAEMGMGNSSLKIEQLSPPPPPKGGADSPKAMLTATGIDNIKFLFSANKGHALAEMSKVASGGELSRLMLSIKSIVAQYSALPTIIFDEIDTGVSGEVANKVGQIMERLSQNLQVITITHLPQIASKGQSHYFVYKDDSEAATFTRIKQLSNDERILEIAKMLSGDKPGESALQNARELLSV; this is encoded by the coding sequence ATGCTTCAAAAGCTAACCATTAATAATTACGCGCTTATCGATAACCTGGAGATAGGTTTTGATAGCGGCCTGAACATATTAACCGGCGAAACCGGTGCAGGTAAATCGATCATATTGGGTGCCCTTTCACTTATTTTAGGACAGCGGGCCGAAAGTAAATACTTTTTCAACCAGCAGAAAAAATGCGTTATTGAGGGCACTTTCAAAATCAGCGGCTTTCATTTGGCCGATTTCTTTGAAGAGAACGATCTCGATTACGAAACGGAGACCGTGCTGCGCAGGGAGATCTCGGCCGATGGTAAATCTCGTGCTTTTGTGAACGATACCCCGGTTAACCTAACAGCGCTGAAACAACTTGGCGAAAAGCTGATCGATATCCATTCCCAACATGCTACACTGGAGATCAATGATCCGGATTTTCAACTGTTAGTGATTGACTCGGTCGCCCGTCATTCGGATCTGCTGTTTGATTATCAAACTAAATTTCGTGCCTACAAAAAATCATTAAGCAAGCTTAACCAGTTAATTGCCGAAAGCGATAAAGCAAAAGCCGACCTGGATTATTTCCAGTTTCAGTTTGACGAGTTGGAAAAAGGTGCATTGGTTGCTGATGAACAGGAACATTTGGAACTGGAACTAAACACGCTTAACAATGCCGAAGAAATTAAACGTAACCTTTTAGGCGCTAACTATCTGTTACAGGATGGTGAAGCCGCAGCATTAGCCCAGCTAAAAGAAGCAGGGCAGGCCTTGGTTTCGATAGAAAAATACAACCCCGCTGTGGCTGAACTGCACCAGCGAATCAACAGCGTCGTTATTGAACTGAAAGATATCGCTGCTGAAATTGACGCGCTCGAACAGCATACTTTTATCGATGAAGCCCGTGCCGAAGAGGTGAGCACCCGCCTGAGCATGATCTACAACTTACAAAAAAAACATAGGGTAAATACCAATGCCGAGTTATTGGAAATCCAGGAAGATCTGTCTGAAAAAATTCAGCAAGCTTTATTCAGCGACGATGCCATCGAAAAACTTCAAAAACAAATAGCTGCCGATAAAGTCGAACTGGAAAAACTGGCGGCACAATTATCGGCAAACAGACAAAAGGCAATTCCTGATATTGAGAAACAGGTGCTGGCTACACTGGCGGAGATGGGTATGGGTAACTCGAGTTTGAAGATTGAGCAACTCTCGCCCCCCCCGCCCCCTAAAGGGGGTGCTGATAGTCCTAAAGCCATGCTTACGGCTACCGGGATCGACAACATTAAATTTTTATTTTCGGCTAATAAGGGGCATGCTTTGGCCGAGATGAGCAAGGTGGCCTCTGGCGGCGAACTTTCGAGGTTGATGCTGAGTATTAAATCTATCGTGGCACAATACTCGGCCTTGCCTACCATTATTTTTGATGAGATCGACACCGGTGTATCAGGCGAGGTTGCCAATAAGGTTGGGCAGATCATGGAACGATTATCGCAAAACCTGCAGGTAATTACCATTACCCATTTGCCGCAAATTGCCAGCAAAGGCCAAAGCCATTATTTTGTTTACAAAGATGATAGCGAGGCTGCTACATTTACGCGTATTAAACAATTAAGTAATGACGAACGGATATTGGAAATTGCCAAAATGCTAAGCGGGGATAAGCCGGGTGAGAGTGCTTTGCAAAATGCAAGGGAACTGTTGAGCGTTTAG
- a CDS encoding M56 family metallopeptidase, producing MENLFYNISQVLGVTILQSLWQGLLVWFALRLVFICRPQLSAIKKHNWAMGAMLAISAWFIYTFIHQFRLHEWINYTSANAPSLLPRFYLPLHEVAARPQNSYYEYVIKGYLPYISALYFAGLVFNLLKVSLSWQRISLIKRTMVPADRLQDFADELCQKLGIAKNVWVNFSRMVDAPCMIGFLSPIILLPITLTTYLSATEVEAILLHELSHIKRNDYLLNLVQQFVSILLFFNPFAQLINRIINQERENSCDDLVVATTQQPLIYAHALLKLEQTRQQHLQLALAANGKKYHLLNRIERIMKTKKPIGNIRHLLVAIAIMTACVSSIAWLNPTIKDGKLTVKKVTAPAALHAIFVEDTIRKAAPKTKKPVTYKKKTQAEIVRAKQRHDNFDYSGFNDPDLEKLSAEVNKQGELIGKYYNSNDFKKQQEMLEAKSKALQAYYNTEGMEKMKLEMQKMGEDFQKEYGETSESKKTSEQMGEIGRKIGAYYSSPEFKKMNEELEKKYGIPHNRGYNSYNDDRDPNYKKYQDELQSKIPADVKAQTEQLKNLGQKIRSRYDSPEFIAKRNRMQAMGDSIRMAYNNPDMKKLQEDMRDIGRQMRGFQDSPEIRAAQQRLKEASKKLRDYMKSPAFKQKMKLYRDKMDKDFDYKFDTDDKEEIKADSATN from the coding sequence ATGGAAAATTTATTCTATAATATAAGCCAGGTGTTGGGCGTAACCATTCTGCAATCGTTATGGCAGGGTTTGTTAGTATGGTTTGCCTTAAGGTTAGTGTTTATTTGCAGGCCGCAGTTATCGGCCATTAAAAAGCACAATTGGGCCATGGGCGCCATGCTTGCCATAAGCGCCTGGTTTATATACACGTTTATCCATCAGTTCAGGCTGCATGAGTGGATCAATTATACATCCGCCAATGCACCATCTTTATTACCACGTTTCTACCTGCCGCTGCATGAAGTAGCAGCCAGACCGCAAAATAGTTATTACGAATACGTTATAAAAGGCTATCTGCCTTATATATCGGCCCTTTACTTTGCTGGTTTGGTATTTAACCTGCTTAAAGTGAGCTTAAGCTGGCAAAGGATCAGCCTGATAAAACGTACCATGGTACCTGCCGACAGGCTGCAGGACTTTGCTGATGAGCTTTGCCAAAAGCTGGGTATTGCTAAAAATGTGTGGGTGAACTTTAGCCGTATGGTTGATGCCCCTTGTATGATAGGCTTTTTAAGCCCTATTATTTTGTTGCCGATAACCCTTACTACGTACTTATCGGCTACCGAAGTTGAAGCCATTTTACTACATGAGCTATCCCATATTAAACGTAACGATTACCTGCTGAACCTGGTGCAGCAATTTGTTTCCATACTGTTATTCTTCAATCCCTTTGCCCAATTAATTAATCGAATCATTAACCAGGAGCGCGAAAACAGCTGCGATGATCTGGTTGTGGCAACAACACAACAACCTTTGATCTATGCACATGCGCTTCTTAAACTGGAGCAAACCAGGCAGCAGCATTTACAGCTGGCCCTGGCTGCTAACGGCAAAAAATATCATTTATTAAACAGAATTGAACGCATCATGAAAACAAAGAAACCTATAGGCAATATCCGCCACCTGCTTGTGGCCATTGCTATAATGACTGCCTGCGTTAGCAGCATTGCCTGGCTAAACCCCACTATAAAAGATGGCAAGCTAACCGTTAAAAAGGTTACTGCCCCTGCCGCCTTACACGCCATATTTGTGGAAGATACCATACGTAAGGCGGCTCCTAAAACTAAAAAGCCCGTAACCTATAAAAAGAAAACCCAGGCCGAAATAGTTAGAGCTAAACAACGCCATGATAATTTTGACTATAGCGGCTTTAACGACCCTGATCTTGAAAAACTAAGCGCCGAAGTAAACAAACAAGGCGAGCTGATTGGTAAATACTACAACAGCAATGATTTCAAAAAGCAACAGGAAATGCTTGAAGCTAAAAGCAAAGCCCTGCAGGCCTATTATAATACTGAAGGCATGGAAAAAATGAAGCTGGAAATGCAAAAAATGGGCGAAGATTTTCAAAAGGAGTATGGCGAAACTTCCGAATCTAAAAAAACCAGCGAACAGATGGGTGAGATAGGCCGCAAGATCGGTGCTTATTACAGCAGTCCTGAGTTTAAAAAAATGAACGAAGAGCTGGAGAAAAAGTATGGCATTCCGCATAACCGCGGCTATAATAGCTATAATGACGACAGAGATCCTAATTACAAAAAGTACCAGGACGAGCTGCAAAGCAAGATCCCAGCTGATGTGAAGGCGCAAACAGAGCAGTTGAAAAACCTGGGCCAAAAAATCCGCAGCCGCTATGATTCGCCAGAATTCATCGCTAAAAGAAACCGCATGCAGGCTATGGGCGATAGCATCAGGATGGCCTACAACAATCCCGACATGAAAAAACTACAGGAGGATATGAGGGACATTGGCCGGCAAATGCGCGGCTTCCAGGATAGCCCTGAAATTAGAGCGGCACAACAACGGCTTAAAGAAGCCAGCAAAAAACTGCGGGACTATATGAAAAGCCCGGCGTTTAAACAAAAAATGAAACTGTACCGCGATAAAATGGATAAAGACTTTGATTACAAGTTTGACACCGACGATAAAGAGGAAATCAAAGCCGATAGCGCTACAAATTGA
- a CDS encoding BlaI/MecI/CopY family transcriptional regulator, which produces MEIKPTESELEILQVIWKKGRCTVREVHEELAKNKDAGYTTTLKLMQIMHDKGMVERDTTSKTHVYKALFTMEQAQSNALDKILSTVFKGSTSDLVIQALGQHRASKDEIDAIKNFLNQFDQDKK; this is translated from the coding sequence ATGGAAATTAAACCAACAGAAAGCGAACTTGAAATTTTACAGGTGATCTGGAAAAAGGGCCGGTGCACCGTACGTGAAGTTCATGAAGAGCTTGCTAAAAACAAGGATGCCGGCTACACCACTACTTTAAAATTGATGCAGATCATGCATGATAAAGGAATGGTTGAGCGCGACACCACTTCAAAAACCCATGTTTACAAGGCTTTATTCACAATGGAGCAGGCCCAAAGCAACGCTCTGGACAAAATCTTGTCTACTGTATTTAAAGGCTCCACTTCCGATCTGGTGATCCAGGCGCTTGGCCAGCACCGTGCATCAAAAGACGAGATTGACGCTATTAAAAATTTTTTGAATCAATTTGATCAGGACAAAAAATAA
- the murB gene encoding UDP-N-acetylmuramate dehydrogenase has protein sequence MLQIQENVSLKNFNTFGIDTRARYFVEITHEDELAELFADPQWLQTERLVLGGGSNMLMVDDFEGLVVRINIRGIEHRISHDDVYVEAGGGEVWNDLVNYCVAHEYAGIENLSLIPGSVGASPIQNIGAYGVELKDVFYSCRAFEIATGTFRTFSKEDCKFGYRESIFKAELKGQYIIVSVKFHLSLVASINTRYGAIEQELQNRGISNPTIKDVSQVVAHIRVSKLPDPSTIGNAGSFFKNPVISAEEFAVVQAKFPDVVNYPAADGGVKLAAGWLIEQCGWKGKTVGHTGTWKNQALVLVNHGGATGQEVYNFSSQIIDSVYTKFGVTLQREVNIIS, from the coding sequence ATGCTCCAAATACAGGAAAACGTATCCCTCAAAAATTTTAACACGTTTGGTATTGATACCCGTGCCCGCTACTTTGTAGAAATTACTCATGAAGATGAACTTGCCGAATTGTTTGCCGACCCACAATGGCTGCAAACTGAGCGGTTGGTACTTGGCGGCGGCAGCAATATGCTTATGGTTGATGATTTTGAGGGACTGGTTGTGCGCATAAATATCCGCGGTATTGAGCACCGCATCAGTCACGATGATGTTTATGTAGAAGCAGGTGGTGGTGAGGTATGGAATGACCTGGTTAATTATTGCGTTGCCCATGAATATGCAGGTATCGAAAACCTGAGCCTGATCCCGGGTTCGGTAGGGGCATCGCCTATACAAAATATAGGCGCCTATGGCGTTGAGCTTAAAGATGTATTTTACAGTTGCCGCGCTTTTGAAATAGCGACAGGGACATTCAGAACTTTCAGCAAAGAGGATTGTAAATTTGGTTACCGCGAAAGCATTTTTAAAGCCGAGCTGAAGGGACAGTATATTATAGTGTCTGTAAAGTTCCACTTATCGCTGGTGGCAAGCATTAACACCAGGTATGGGGCTATTGAGCAAGAATTACAAAACAGGGGTATCTCAAATCCTACTATTAAAGATGTATCGCAGGTGGTGGCGCATATCCGGGTATCCAAATTACCCGATCCGTCAACTATAGGAAACGCGGGCAGCTTCTTTAAAAATCCGGTGATCAGTGCCGAAGAATTTGCTGTGGTGCAAGCTAAATTTCCTGATGTGGTAAACTATCCTGCTGCTGATGGCGGCGTAAAACTGGCTGCCGGATGGCTCATTGAACAATGTGGATGGAAAGGAAAAACCGTGGGGCACACAGGAACATGGAAAAACCAGGCCCTGGTTTTAGTGAACCACGGAGGCGCTACGGGACAGGAAGTGTATAACTTTTCGTCGCAAATCATAGACAGTGTGTACACTAAATTTGGCGTTACACTACAACGTGAGGTTAATATTATTAGTTAA
- a CDS encoding RNA polymerase sigma factor yields MTKIEFNTLVLRQATSLRSYALHFTHDADDANDLVQDTMLKAITYYNKFKEGTNLKGWLYTIMKNTFINNYRRFVKMSTFVTKSDEISSPNLVFSSTKNQGEAKFVMDDIKKALDRLPEDYYVPFTMYFEGHKYHEIADHLDIPIGTVKTRIHVARKLLKKNLKAYDNGIAKPVYAEN; encoded by the coding sequence ATGACAAAGATTGAGTTTAACACCCTTGTACTACGTCAGGCGACTTCTTTAAGATCATACGCTTTACATTTCACGCACGACGCAGACGATGCTAACGACCTTGTCCAGGATACAATGTTGAAGGCCATAACTTACTACAACAAGTTTAAGGAAGGCACCAATTTAAAAGGATGGTTATATACCATCATGAAAAACACATTCATCAACAACTATCGCCGTTTTGTTAAAATGAGCACTTTTGTTACCAAGAGTGATGAAATTTCATCACCAAACCTGGTATTCAGTTCAACCAAAAACCAGGGCGAAGCCAAATTTGTTATGGATGATATTAAAAAAGCTTTAGACAGGCTGCCTGAAGATTATTATGTACCCTTCACTATGTACTTTGAAGGTCATAAATACCATGAAATTGCCGATCACCTGGATATCCCGATCGGTACGGTAAAAACCCGCATACACGTAGCACGCAAACTGCTCAAGAAAAACCTTAAGGCATATGATAACGGCATCGCCAAACCCGTTTACGCAGAGAATTAA
- a CDS encoding helix-turn-helix domain-containing protein, translating to MKTYNPGKKIKELRNRKGLSQEELAEQAQLSLRTVQRIENDETDARGDTLKRLATALNITPEDLTELPFEPAGILNYDSRNFLLQFNLSALSFIIFPMLGIALPLALWLSNRKKIKDIDKPCKRLINFQISWCLAIVLTAIVLFNHEFFHIPSSILNLGAGELILLSMPLFYAINFIYIVFNSVLIYNTRQIFYQPAVPFLR from the coding sequence ATGAAAACCTATAACCCCGGAAAAAAGATTAAGGAATTGCGCAACCGTAAAGGATTAAGCCAGGAAGAATTGGCTGAACAAGCCCAACTAAGTTTAAGAACCGTACAACGAATAGAAAACGATGAAACAGATGCAAGGGGCGATACACTTAAAAGACTGGCAACCGCGCTAAATATTACCCCTGAAGATTTAACAGAATTACCTTTCGAGCCGGCAGGAATTTTGAATTATGATAGCAGAAACTTCTTATTACAATTCAATTTATCAGCCCTAAGCTTCATTATATTCCCGATGTTAGGAATAGCATTGCCACTGGCCTTGTGGTTATCCAACAGGAAAAAAATAAAGGATATAGATAAACCTTGTAAACGGCTTATCAATTTTCAAATATCATGGTGTTTAGCTATCGTTTTAACAGCTATTGTTCTTTTTAACCACGAATTTTTTCATATTCCCTCATCTATATTGAACCTTGGCGCGGGCGAACTTATATTATTGAGTATGCCGTTGTTTTATGCTATAAACTTTATTTATATTGTTTTCAACAGCGTATTGATATATAACACCCGGCAAATATTTTATCAGCCAGCTGTACCTTTTTTAAGATAA
- a CDS encoding phytoene desaturase family protein, with the protein MSSKDIIVIGSGFAGLSAACVLAKEGYKVTILEKNDQPGGRARAWEQDGFRFDMGPSWYWMPDVFENFFALFGKKTSDYYQLKRLDPGYRIYYSKNEIFDVPADMIELEALFEQDEPGSSKALQDFLNQAAYKYKVGMGEYVFRPSHSITEFIDFNLIKKSFSMQLLTSMSSHVSKYFKNPKLIKLLEFPVLFLGATPQNTPAMYSMMNYADLALGTWYPMGGMNEIVKAMVSLATELGVEIRLNTEVTKINIEDKQVDKIQTNNGVFTADMVIAGADYEHIDQHLIEKPHRNYTAKYWDNRTMSPSSLLFYIGTNKKVPGIQHHNLFFDEDFELHAKEIYTAPQWPTSPLFYVCCSSKTDSTVASENGENLFFLMPIAPGLNDDETIREKYFTLMMDRFAQITGHDIRDSIVVKRSYALNDFKVDYHSFKGNAYGLANTLAQTAFFKPAMRAKHVKNLLYTGQLTVPGPGVPPAIISGQVVAKEAMKKLV; encoded by the coding sequence ATGAGCAGCAAGGATATTATTGTTATTGGTTCGGGCTTTGCTGGTTTATCGGCAGCCTGTGTTTTGGCTAAAGAAGGATATAAAGTTACCATACTGGAAAAAAATGACCAGCCTGGTGGCCGTGCCAGGGCCTGGGAGCAGGATGGTTTCAGGTTTGACATGGGGCCAAGCTGGTACTGGATGCCCGACGTATTTGAAAACTTTTTTGCACTGTTCGGCAAAAAAACTTCCGATTATTACCAGTTAAAAAGATTGGATCCCGGCTACCGTATTTATTACAGTAAAAATGAAATATTTGATGTCCCCGCGGACATGATTGAGCTTGAAGCCCTGTTTGAACAAGACGAACCTGGCAGTAGTAAAGCATTACAGGATTTCTTAAACCAGGCGGCATATAAATATAAAGTAGGCATGGGTGAGTACGTTTTCCGCCCCTCCCATTCCATCACCGAATTTATCGACTTTAACCTGATCAAAAAAAGCTTCAGCATGCAGCTGCTTACCAGTATGAGCAGCCATGTAAGCAAATATTTTAAAAACCCCAAACTAATTAAATTACTGGAGTTCCCAGTGTTATTTTTAGGAGCCACCCCGCAAAATACCCCGGCCATGTATAGCATGATGAACTATGCCGACCTTGCCCTGGGCACCTGGTATCCCATGGGTGGTATGAACGAAATAGTAAAAGCTATGGTAAGCCTGGCTACCGAACTGGGAGTTGAGATCAGGCTCAATACAGAGGTTACAAAAATCAACATAGAGGATAAACAGGTTGATAAAATCCAAACCAATAACGGCGTATTCACTGCCGATATGGTAATTGCAGGGGCAGATTATGAACATATTGACCAGCATTTAATCGAGAAACCGCATCGTAATTATACTGCTAAATACTGGGATAACCGGACGATGTCGCCATCGAGTTTATTGTTCTACATCGGCACTAACAAAAAAGTGCCAGGCATACAGCATCATAATCTATTTTTTGACGAAGATTTTGAGTTGCATGCCAAAGAGATCTATACTGCACCACAATGGCCTACCAGCCCGCTGTTTTATGTTTGCTGTAGTTCAAAAACGGACAGCACGGTTGCGTCCGAAAACGGGGAGAACCTGTTCTTCCTGATGCCCATAGCCCCGGGATTAAATGATGACGAAACCATCCGCGAAAAATATTTCACCCTGATGATGGACAGGTTTGCTCAGATTACCGGACATGACATAAGGGATTCGATTGTGGTGAAACGAAGCTATGCGCTTAATGATTTCAAGGTAGATTATCATTCATTTAAAGGCAATGCTTACGGGTTGGCAAATACACTTGCCCAAACTGCTTTTTTTAAACCCGCCATGCGGGCAAAACATGTCAAAAATCTGCTGTATACCGGGCAGCTTACCGTACCTGGGCCGGGTGTGCCGCCTGCTATTATTTCGGGACAGGTAGTAGCGAAGGAAGCTATGAAGAAGCTGGTGTAG
- a CDS encoding phytoene/squalene synthase family protein, with the protein MTTRVPMMNLYDETCFECSKLITKKYSTSFSLGIKTFDKSFRYPIYAIYGFVRYADEIVDTFHGYDQQELISRFEEETFKAIRERISTNPVIHSFQQVVNRFEIDHELIRAFLRSMEMDLDNKAYDRDSYQAYIYGSAEVIGMMCLRVFTNDATQYQALVPKARSLGAAFQKINFLRDVKADYTERGRSYFPGVDFNNFTERDKLAIEAEIKHDFDEAFEGIKCLPAGTRLGVYIAYIYYLQLFKKISYTPANVILQKRIRVSDARKMSLYIKAVLQQKLNVI; encoded by the coding sequence ATGACCACGCGAGTGCCAATGATGAACCTGTACGATGAAACTTGTTTTGAATGCAGTAAACTGATAACTAAAAAATATAGCACCTCCTTTAGCCTCGGCATTAAAACTTTCGATAAAAGTTTTCGTTATCCCATTTATGCCATCTATGGCTTTGTACGCTACGCCGATGAGATTGTGGACACCTTTCATGGGTACGACCAGCAGGAATTGATCAGCAGGTTTGAGGAAGAGACTTTCAAGGCTATCAGAGAAAGGATCAGCACTAATCCTGTGATTCATTCTTTTCAACAGGTAGTTAACAGGTTTGAGATTGACCATGAATTGATCAGGGCCTTTCTGCGATCAATGGAAATGGACCTGGATAATAAAGCCTATGATAGGGATAGCTACCAAGCTTATATCTATGGTTCGGCAGAGGTTATTGGCATGATGTGCCTGCGTGTTTTTACCAATGATGCCACCCAATACCAGGCTCTTGTACCCAAGGCGCGAAGCCTGGGGGCCGCTTTCCAAAAGATTAATTTTTTGCGGGATGTTAAGGCAGATTATACAGAACGCGGGCGCTCATACTTTCCGGGGGTCGATTTCAATAATTTTACCGAGCGGGATAAGCTTGCCATTGAGGCGGAAATTAAACACGATTTTGATGAAGCCTTCGAGGGGATAAAATGCCTGCCTGCCGGTACCAGGCTTGGGGTTTATATTGCCTATATTTACTACCTGCAGTTGTTTAAAAAAATAAGTTATACACCTGCTAACGTAATACTACAAAAACGCATCAGGGTTTCTGATGCGCGTAAAATGAGTTTGTACATCAAAGCTGTTCTGCAGCAAAAGTTAAATGTTATTTAA
- a CDS encoding lycopene cyclase domain-containing protein — protein sequence MRYTYLLINLLTVFFPVVLSFDKRVQFYKSWKFIWPGMVVTSLFFLFWDVLFTIRGVWSFNPAYIIGVKFFGLPLEEILFFLTVPFACIFIYACLNHYVKWLMPFRLTSIISSMVILLSVLMLIFYHDRLYTAVTFGLLPLLVVLIQYVFNSDWVNRYYLAYIVSLLPFYIINGILTSIPIVLYNDAENIGRRIGTIPFEDHFYLMALLFMNIGLFEYFKQRKLS from the coding sequence GTGAGATACACCTATTTATTAATCAACCTGCTAACGGTATTTTTTCCCGTTGTGCTTTCGTTTGATAAAAGGGTGCAGTTTTACAAAAGCTGGAAATTTATATGGCCCGGCATGGTGGTTACCAGTTTGTTTTTTTTGTTTTGGGACGTGCTTTTTACAATCAGAGGTGTTTGGTCGTTCAATCCGGCCTACATCATAGGTGTTAAGTTTTTTGGTTTGCCCTTAGAGGAGATACTATTCTTTTTAACGGTACCGTTTGCCTGTATATTTATTTACGCCTGCCTTAATCACTATGTTAAATGGCTGATGCCTTTCAGGCTTACCAGTATTATAAGCAGTATGGTAATATTGCTGAGCGTCCTGATGCTGATATTTTATCATGACCGGCTTTACACCGCGGTTACATTTGGTTTATTGCCATTGCTTGTGGTGCTGATTCAATACGTTTTTAATTCCGATTGGGTTAATCGTTATTACCTTGCTTATATTGTGTCGCTTTTGCCTTTTTATATAATAAACGGCATTTTAACCTCAATACCAATTGTGCTCTATAATGATGCCGAAAACATCGGGAGGCGGATTGGAACTATTCCGTTTGAAGATCATTTTTACCTGATGGCTCTACTATTCATGAATATTGGCCTCTTTGAATATTTTAAACAACGAAAATTAAGTTGA
- a CDS encoding cytochrome b5 domain-containing protein: MSELPIYTKSQLALRNGQDKPQIWVAYRGDIYDVTESRLWRNGKHYEHWAGQDLTDELADAPHTETVFEKFVKIGRLTPALSIGEEEKDLNSF; the protein is encoded by the coding sequence ATGAGTGAGTTGCCGATATACACTAAATCGCAACTGGCCTTACGCAACGGTCAGGATAAGCCCCAGATTTGGGTGGCTTATAGAGGTGATATTTATGATGTAACCGAAAGCCGCTTATGGCGAAACGGGAAACATTATGAGCATTGGGCCGGGCAGGATTTGACAGATGAACTTGCCGACGCACCACATACCGAAACCGTATTTGAGAAATTTGTAAAGATAGGTCGCCTCACCCCGGCTCTCTCCATTGGGGAGGAAGAGAAAGATTTGAACAGTTTCTGA